One part of the Dunckerocampus dactyliophorus isolate RoL2022-P2 chromosome 11, RoL_Ddac_1.1, whole genome shotgun sequence genome encodes these proteins:
- the ubxn1 gene encoding UBX domain-containing protein 1 isoform X1 — MNFIDTICVRIHLRREPGVLVLVSRTVLRLKMADLTTLESLLEMGFDRNRAERAVASTGNQGIEQAMDWLMEHENDPDIDEPYKPPAENILGGPDDDQTGTPESLLGDTTGVASGEGSQVGDADSSKKQMTEEEKQEQVKRLEELMRVKQAERRERERAEELEREKQRRKQGQELQQIRQKIQDDDMKKLAEQRRREKMEDKLARQRVKEKIARDREERAQKFGGSGSSSTSTSVQPSPVSPTSQGPPPTKKEYDESRIQVRLLDGSTITAVFKAQEPLAAVRVYVQVNGNTPEGQDFTLLSPYPRHVYTELDMEKPLKELGLVPSAVLVVTKK; from the exons CTGAAGATGGCAGACTTAACAACGCTTGAGAGCCTTTTGGAGATGGGCTTTGACCGGAACAGAGC AGAAAGAGCTGTAGCCAGCACAGGCAACCAGGGCATCGAACAAGCCATGGACTG GTTAATGGAGCATGAGAACGACCCAGACATTGATGAGCCGTACAAACCTCCAGCAGAGAACATCCTGGGAGGACCGGATGACGACCAGACGGGCACACCAGAGTCTTTGCTGGGGGACACAACTGGAG ttGCGAGTGGGGAAGGCAGCCAGGTTGGTGATGCTGACAGTTCCAAAAAGCAAATGACAGAGGAGGAGAAACAAGAGCAAGTCAAAAG GCTAGAGGAGCTGATGCGGGTGAAGCAGGCGGAGCGGAGAGAGCGAGAGCGGGCCGAGGAGCTGGAGAGGGAAAAGCAGCGCAGGAAGCAGGGCCAAGAGCTGCAGCAGATTCGGCAAAAGATACAAGACGACGACATGAAGAAGCTGGCAGAGCAGCGGCGGAGGGAGAAGATGGAGGACAAACTGGCCAG GCAAAGGGTTAAAGAGAAGATTGCACGAGACCGGGAGGAGAGAGCACAGAAG TTTGGAGGCAGTGGATCGTCCAGCACAAGCACGTCAGTCCAGCCCAGTCCGGTGTCGCCCACCAGTCAAGGCCCGCCACCCACTAAGAAAGAGTATGACGAGTCCCGAatacag GTGCGTCTGCTGGACGGCTCCACCATCACGGCCGTCTTCAAGGCCCAGGAGCCGCTGGCGGCGGTGCGCGTCTACGTGCAGGTGAACGGCAACACCCCGGAGGGTCAGGACTTCACGCTGCTGTCCCCCTACCCTCGTCACGTCTACACTGAACTGGACATGGAAAAACCCCTCAAAGAGTTAG GGTTGGTGCCTTCAGCTGTGCTGGTTGTTaccaaaaaatga
- the ubxn1 gene encoding UBX domain-containing protein 1 isoform X2, whose protein sequence is MADLTTLESLLEMGFDRNRAERAVASTGNQGIEQAMDWLMEHENDPDIDEPYKPPAENILGGPDDDQTGTPESLLGDTTGVASGEGSQVGDADSSKKQMTEEEKQEQVKRLEELMRVKQAERRERERAEELEREKQRRKQGQELQQIRQKIQDDDMKKLAEQRRREKMEDKLARQRVKEKIARDREERAQKFGGSGSSSTSTSVQPSPVSPTSQGPPPTKKEYDESRIQVRLLDGSTITAVFKAQEPLAAVRVYVQVNGNTPEGQDFTLLSPYPRHVYTELDMEKPLKELGLVPSAVLVVTKK, encoded by the exons ATGGCAGACTTAACAACGCTTGAGAGCCTTTTGGAGATGGGCTTTGACCGGAACAGAGC AGAAAGAGCTGTAGCCAGCACAGGCAACCAGGGCATCGAACAAGCCATGGACTG GTTAATGGAGCATGAGAACGACCCAGACATTGATGAGCCGTACAAACCTCCAGCAGAGAACATCCTGGGAGGACCGGATGACGACCAGACGGGCACACCAGAGTCTTTGCTGGGGGACACAACTGGAG ttGCGAGTGGGGAAGGCAGCCAGGTTGGTGATGCTGACAGTTCCAAAAAGCAAATGACAGAGGAGGAGAAACAAGAGCAAGTCAAAAG GCTAGAGGAGCTGATGCGGGTGAAGCAGGCGGAGCGGAGAGAGCGAGAGCGGGCCGAGGAGCTGGAGAGGGAAAAGCAGCGCAGGAAGCAGGGCCAAGAGCTGCAGCAGATTCGGCAAAAGATACAAGACGACGACATGAAGAAGCTGGCAGAGCAGCGGCGGAGGGAGAAGATGGAGGACAAACTGGCCAG GCAAAGGGTTAAAGAGAAGATTGCACGAGACCGGGAGGAGAGAGCACAGAAG TTTGGAGGCAGTGGATCGTCCAGCACAAGCACGTCAGTCCAGCCCAGTCCGGTGTCGCCCACCAGTCAAGGCCCGCCACCCACTAAGAAAGAGTATGACGAGTCCCGAatacag GTGCGTCTGCTGGACGGCTCCACCATCACGGCCGTCTTCAAGGCCCAGGAGCCGCTGGCGGCGGTGCGCGTCTACGTGCAGGTGAACGGCAACACCCCGGAGGGTCAGGACTTCACGCTGCTGTCCCCCTACCCTCGTCACGTCTACACTGAACTGGACATGGAAAAACCCCTCAAAGAGTTAG GGTTGGTGCCTTCAGCTGTGCTGGTTGTTaccaaaaaatga